In Methylacidiphilum infernorum V4, a single window of DNA contains:
- a CDS encoding electron transfer flavoprotein subunit alpha/FixB family protein encodes MAENVDKAKNAKRKKPVIDPKLADYRGVWVFVEQEEGVVHPVSWELLGRARILATSLGVEVAAVVLGANDETVDKITGQAMSYGAEKVYQVVDPALCDYRSDPYTDCLVNLVKKYKPEILLLGATSLSRDLASSVATILETGLTADCTELTIDIENRSLEATRPTFGGSLLCTILTLNYRPQMATARPGVLPIPLPGPDRKGIIIREPMRIDEEKLITKVLGFIPDPCNAAERLSTAEIVVGGGRGLKQPGHFSLLRELADLLGGEVGGTRPVVQAGWLDTERQIGQTGKTIRPKVYIAVGISGAIQHRVGIEKAGMIVAINNDPNAPIFDYADLGIVGDFLEIIPALIRVLKKKRAAKNGLSNTGRTIGIEIK; translated from the coding sequence ATGGCTGAAAATGTGGATAAAGCAAAAAATGCGAAAAGAAAAAAGCCGGTAATAGATCCAAAACTGGCGGATTACAGGGGAGTTTGGGTGTTTGTAGAACAGGAGGAGGGAGTTGTCCACCCGGTGAGCTGGGAGTTACTCGGAAGGGCTCGAATTTTGGCAACTTCCCTGGGAGTTGAAGTTGCTGCGGTCGTGCTTGGGGCAAACGACGAAACCGTGGACAAAATCACCGGGCAGGCGATGAGCTACGGAGCGGAGAAGGTCTACCAAGTGGTTGATCCGGCCCTTTGCGATTACCGGAGTGATCCCTACACCGATTGCCTGGTGAACCTTGTCAAGAAATACAAACCGGAGATTCTTTTGCTTGGAGCCACTTCCTTGAGTCGGGATCTGGCCAGTAGTGTGGCAACCATCCTCGAGACGGGATTGACCGCTGACTGTACCGAACTCACAATCGATATTGAAAATCGAAGCCTGGAAGCAACGCGTCCTACATTCGGGGGAAGCTTACTTTGCACGATATTGACTCTTAATTACAGGCCTCAAATGGCTACCGCAAGACCCGGGGTGTTGCCTATACCCCTTCCTGGACCCGACAGGAAGGGAATCATAATCCGAGAACCTATGCGGATTGATGAAGAAAAATTAATAACCAAGGTATTAGGCTTTATTCCTGATCCCTGCAATGCTGCGGAAAGACTTTCCACGGCAGAAATCGTCGTGGGCGGAGGAAGAGGGTTAAAACAGCCGGGTCATTTTTCTCTTTTGAGAGAACTTGCCGATCTTCTAGGTGGGGAAGTGGGGGGAACACGACCCGTAGTCCAAGCTGGTTGGCTTGATACAGAAAGACAAATTGGTCAGACGGGAAAAACTATAAGGCCTAAAGTCTATATTGCCGTGGGGATATCGGGTGCAATCCAGCATAGAGTGGGTATCGAAAAAGCGGGAATGATTGTTGCCATTAATAATGATCCTAACGCCCCTATTTTTGATTATGCAGACCTCGGCATAGTTGGAGATTTCCTTGAAATTATTCCTGCTTTGATTCGGGTACTCAAGAAGAAGAGAGCTGCGAAAAACGGCTTATCCAATACAGGAAGAACCATAGGGATCGAGATCAAATGA
- a CDS encoding FAD-dependent oxidoreductase has product MKEKFDCIVVGAGPGGTAAAYTLAKHGLNVIQLERGEYPGSKNVQGAVLYAHSLEKLIPGFRKDAPLERFVAEQRIWVVDGDSYVGTTHRTHALDWETADRYTILRASFDKWFSRKAQEAGVLLICETTVTDLIKEKNRVVGVKTDREDGDLYADVVILADGVNSLLARKAGFRKEIFPHEVALGVKETIFMSQEALEERFGLSDSQGIAIEMVGTITQGMLGTAFLYTNKESVSIGVGCLLADLKKEKIPPFELLESLKNHPAVKPLIHGGETKEYSAHLIPEGGYHGIPQIYGDGWMIVGDAAMFVNSIHREGSNLAMETGRLAAETVIEIKKKGGPFNKEQLALYRNKLENSFVLKDLKKYRQFHSVFRANPHFLTTYPRLLNSSFFSLLKVDGTDKKTKEREIWKNILKKRSLRGIFQDAIQLWRATR; this is encoded by the coding sequence ATGAAAGAAAAATTTGATTGCATTGTCGTCGGTGCCGGTCCTGGAGGGACGGCAGCGGCATATACACTGGCAAAGCATGGTCTTAATGTAATACAATTAGAACGTGGAGAATACCCGGGTTCAAAGAACGTCCAGGGAGCGGTGTTGTATGCCCATTCCCTTGAAAAGTTGATTCCCGGTTTTCGTAAAGATGCTCCTCTTGAGCGTTTTGTGGCTGAACAACGCATTTGGGTTGTCGATGGGGACTCTTACGTGGGAACTACCCATAGGACTCATGCCTTGGATTGGGAAACAGCCGATCGCTATACCATATTGCGTGCTTCGTTTGATAAGTGGTTTTCAAGAAAAGCTCAAGAGGCTGGAGTCTTGTTGATTTGTGAAACAACGGTAACGGATTTGATCAAGGAAAAGAACCGGGTTGTCGGAGTAAAAACGGATAGGGAAGATGGAGACCTCTATGCAGATGTGGTGATTCTAGCTGATGGAGTCAACTCGCTTTTGGCACGAAAAGCGGGATTCAGGAAGGAAATTTTTCCTCATGAAGTGGCCTTGGGAGTGAAAGAAACGATTTTTATGTCCCAGGAAGCATTGGAAGAACGTTTTGGACTTTCAGACAGCCAGGGAATAGCCATCGAAATGGTGGGAACGATTACCCAAGGGATGCTTGGAACCGCTTTTCTTTATACCAACAAAGAGTCCGTTTCCATAGGGGTCGGTTGTCTTTTAGCCGATCTCAAAAAAGAAAAAATTCCCCCTTTTGAGCTCCTGGAGTCCTTGAAAAATCATCCGGCCGTAAAACCCCTCATCCACGGGGGGGAAACCAAAGAGTACTCGGCCCACTTGATCCCGGAGGGAGGATACCATGGCATTCCTCAAATTTATGGGGATGGATGGATGATCGTCGGAGATGCAGCCATGTTTGTCAATTCTATCCACAGGGAAGGATCGAATTTGGCGATGGAAACAGGGAGGCTGGCCGCCGAAACCGTTATAGAGATTAAAAAGAAAGGTGGCCCTTTCAATAAAGAACAGTTAGCCCTTTATAGGAATAAGCTGGAAAACAGCTTCGTTCTTAAAGATCTTAAAAAGTATAGGCAATTTCATTCCGTATTTAGGGCCAATCCCCATTTCCTAACGACCTATCCTCGGCTTCTCAATTCTTCTTTCTTTTCTCTTCTCAAGGTCGATGGCACAGACAAGAAAACCAAGGAAAGGGAGATTTGGAAGAACATCCTGAAAAAAAGGTCCCTTAGGGGTATTTTTCAAGACGCAATTCAGCTATGGAGGGCTACCCGATGA
- a CDS encoding ferredoxin family protein, which yields MIQIAEKLYQNRYRVDEGRPHIKIKDQHICSLCHDKSCTVLCPAGCYQRGEGNTVSLVTDGCLECGTCQVICLEHRNILWEYPRGGFGILYKFG from the coding sequence ATGATACAGATTGCAGAAAAACTTTATCAAAACCGTTACCGCGTGGATGAAGGCAGACCTCATATCAAGATCAAAGACCAGCATATCTGTTCGTTGTGCCACGACAAAAGTTGCACCGTTCTTTGTCCTGCGGGCTGTTACCAAAGGGGCGAAGGGAATACCGTTTCCCTGGTTACAGACGGCTGCTTGGAATGTGGCACCTGCCAGGTTATTTGCTTGGAGCATAGAAACATACTCTGGGAATACCCTCGAGGAGGATTTGGGATTCTCTACAAGTTTGGTTAA
- a CDS encoding lipid-binding SYLF domain-containing protein, translated as MKLFDGETKGSLKVSLFLLLSLFFLSTPAWASWDFQRTIDHSTEVIKEFKKDPKNGIPQSVFDKAKGVAVIRVSEAGFIFSGESGHGLVVARKGQSWTAPSAISVSGMGFGLQVGGETTHYVLILNTKQAVDNFARGGKLKLKGEMEGVAGPTTETERKPKSHIYVYKRSKGFFGGLALTGLDIAESKDTNKRYYHKEVSSKEILSGKVAVPKGAQKLIHALNAPYGSKKG; from the coding sequence ATGAAACTTTTCGATGGAGAAACGAAAGGAAGCTTAAAAGTAAGCCTGTTTTTGTTGCTCAGTCTTTTCTTTTTGAGTACCCCGGCTTGGGCTTCATGGGATTTTCAGCGGACAATCGATCATTCCACGGAGGTCATAAAAGAATTTAAAAAAGATCCCAAGAATGGAATTCCCCAATCCGTGTTCGATAAAGCTAAAGGGGTAGCGGTGATAAGGGTATCCGAAGCCGGGTTCATCTTCAGCGGAGAAAGCGGTCATGGACTGGTGGTAGCAAGAAAAGGCCAGAGCTGGACCGCCCCGTCGGCCATTTCGGTTTCAGGCATGGGTTTTGGTCTTCAAGTGGGAGGAGAAACCACCCATTATGTCCTTATCCTCAATACAAAACAAGCCGTAGATAATTTCGCCCGCGGCGGAAAATTGAAGCTTAAAGGTGAAATGGAAGGCGTGGCCGGGCCAACGACAGAAACCGAGCGTAAGCCTAAATCCCATATTTATGTTTATAAAAGAAGCAAGGGATTTTTTGGAGGACTCGCTTTAACGGGCCTGGACATAGCTGAATCCAAGGATACCAACAAAAGATATTACCACAAAGAGGTAAGCTCGAAAGAAATTCTCAGCGGTAAAGTCGCAGTCCCCAAGGGAGCTCAAAAACTTATCCATGCTTTGAACGCTCCATACGGCTCCAAGAAAGGATAG
- a CDS encoding menaquinone biosynthesis decarboxylase → MPIHSFEQFVQKLEEEEELIRIKEPVHTELEITALADREMKSPGGGYALFFEKPILLKGKISHFPLLINAFGSWKRMEIVLGRKIDELVEEIQGLLKAEAPQGFFEGLKVIRKGIDFFKSKPRIVGSAPCQEEVVILDQENPSFGLLDLPVLKCWPKDGGGYITLPQVFSIDPSTAKRNVGMYRVQVFDQKTAAMHWQVHKVGARHSQEYAKEKILMPVAICLGGDPLLTFAATAPLPDGMDEVVFAGFLRKEGIPMVRCKTVDLEVPAEADIVIEGIVDPLDLRAEGPFGDHTGFYTPVDFYPVFHAKAITFRRKAVFPATIVGIPPMEDYYLGTTSLKLFMPLLKMNFPEIVDIALPPEGVFHNLLFVSIKKQYPYQAYKVMHGLWGMGQMMFTKMIVVVDEDVDVQNTSEVLFHLCANVDPQRDFLFTRAPTDSLDHAQSLPNIGSHVGIDATKKFPSEGYKRQWPEKIAMPKEIIQKVEEKFPRTWGQKTR, encoded by the coding sequence ATGCCTATTCATAGTTTTGAACAGTTTGTACAAAAGCTTGAGGAGGAAGAAGAGCTTATCCGCATCAAAGAACCGGTACATACCGAGCTTGAAATTACCGCCCTTGCCGATCGAGAAATGAAGAGTCCGGGAGGGGGTTACGCCCTTTTTTTTGAAAAGCCGATCTTGTTGAAAGGGAAAATTTCTCATTTTCCCCTTCTCATTAATGCCTTTGGATCTTGGAAAAGAATGGAGATCGTCTTAGGGAGGAAAATTGATGAGCTGGTTGAAGAGATCCAAGGCTTGTTAAAAGCTGAAGCTCCCCAGGGATTTTTCGAAGGCTTGAAGGTTATACGAAAGGGTATTGACTTTTTCAAATCCAAACCCCGAATTGTAGGTTCAGCGCCCTGTCAAGAAGAAGTCGTTATTCTTGATCAGGAAAATCCTTCTTTTGGGTTGCTCGATCTGCCCGTTTTAAAGTGTTGGCCTAAGGATGGAGGAGGCTATATTACCCTACCCCAAGTTTTTTCGATTGACCCCTCTACGGCCAAGAGAAATGTCGGGATGTACAGGGTGCAAGTTTTCGATCAAAAGACAGCGGCGATGCATTGGCAGGTCCACAAGGTGGGGGCAAGGCACAGCCAGGAATATGCCAAGGAAAAAATTCTCATGCCGGTGGCCATTTGCCTGGGTGGTGATCCCTTGCTTACTTTTGCCGCTACGGCTCCACTTCCAGATGGGATGGATGAGGTCGTATTTGCAGGCTTTTTAAGAAAGGAAGGCATACCCATGGTCAGGTGTAAAACCGTTGACTTGGAAGTGCCGGCGGAAGCGGATATCGTCATCGAAGGGATCGTGGATCCTCTTGATCTTAGGGCGGAAGGACCTTTCGGCGATCATACCGGTTTTTATACCCCCGTGGATTTTTATCCTGTTTTTCATGCCAAGGCCATTACTTTTCGTCGCAAGGCGGTTTTCCCAGCAACGATTGTAGGCATTCCCCCCATGGAAGACTATTACTTGGGAACGACCAGCCTGAAGCTTTTCATGCCCCTGTTAAAAATGAATTTTCCCGAGATCGTGGACATTGCCCTGCCTCCCGAGGGAGTGTTCCACAACCTTCTTTTTGTTTCGATAAAAAAGCAATATCCTTACCAGGCTTACAAGGTCATGCATGGATTATGGGGAATGGGACAGATGATGTTTACAAAAATGATTGTTGTTGTCGATGAGGATGTCGATGTGCAAAACACCTCTGAGGTGCTTTTTCATCTTTGTGCCAACGTCGATCCGCAAAGAGATTTTTTGTTTACCCGGGCTCCCACCGACAGCTTGGATCATGCCCAATCCTTGCCCAATATCGGATCTCACGTGGGCATTGATGCGACAAAAAAGTTCCCCTCTGAAGGATACAAAAGGCAATGGCCGGAAAAAATTGCCATGCCTAAAGAGATTATTCAAAAAGTTGAAGAAAAATTTCCAAGAACATGGGGGCAAAAAACGCGATGA
- a CDS encoding NAD-dependent epimerase/dehydratase family protein encodes MKKIFISGAAGFLGYSTARRLLELGYKVAGIDNLNPYYSVELKEARLKILQGYSEFIFGKVDLLDKKAVEALFFDFEPDCVIHYAAQAGVRYSLVDPYAYAQSNVSGVVPILECCRKKGIGHFLLASSSSVYGMNRLIPFKVNHPADHPLSIYAATKKAAELIAHSYSHLFAIPVSCLRFFTVYGPWGRPDMAYYKFASSIYRDRPIEVYAEGKLKRDYTYVDDVVEAVIRLIDSPPQPNRGEGQLEDCLDPSVSTAPFRIHNVGNKQPENILKLVHLIEKYLDKKARIKFLPMPPGDVECTYADTTTLEKEIGYSPQTSLEEGIGRFIKWFCNEGYRFKTD; translated from the coding sequence ATGAAGAAGATCTTTATAAGTGGAGCGGCGGGCTTCCTTGGATATTCTACGGCCAGGCGGCTGCTTGAACTAGGTTATAAAGTGGCCGGAATAGATAATCTCAATCCCTATTATTCGGTCGAACTTAAAGAAGCCCGACTCAAGATTCTCCAAGGTTATAGCGAGTTTATTTTTGGGAAAGTCGACCTGCTGGATAAAAAAGCAGTTGAGGCTCTTTTTTTTGACTTTGAACCCGACTGCGTTATTCATTATGCGGCACAGGCCGGGGTAAGGTATAGCCTGGTCGATCCTTATGCCTATGCTCAATCCAATGTCTCTGGAGTTGTTCCCATCCTGGAATGTTGCCGAAAAAAAGGAATAGGCCATTTTCTTTTGGCAAGCTCAAGTTCGGTCTACGGCATGAACCGACTTATTCCCTTTAAAGTTAATCATCCTGCCGATCACCCGCTCAGTATTTATGCCGCGACAAAAAAGGCTGCCGAACTTATAGCCCACAGCTATAGCCATCTTTTCGCCATTCCCGTTAGTTGCCTACGCTTTTTCACGGTCTATGGGCCGTGGGGCCGTCCTGACATGGCTTACTACAAGTTTGCCAGCTCTATTTATCGGGATCGGCCTATAGAAGTTTATGCTGAAGGTAAACTCAAGAGGGATTATACTTACGTGGATGACGTCGTGGAAGCGGTTATTCGACTTATCGATTCTCCTCCCCAACCCAACCGGGGAGAAGGACAATTAGAAGACTGCCTGGATCCTTCGGTCAGCACGGCTCCTTTTCGGATTCATAACGTAGGCAACAAGCAGCCGGAAAATATTCTCAAATTAGTCCATTTAATTGAAAAATACTTGGACAAGAAGGCTCGCATAAAGTTCTTGCCCATGCCTCCGGGAGATGTTGAATGTACTTATGCGGATACGACGACTCTTGAAAAGGAAATCGGTTACAGCCCTCAGACTTCGCTTGAAGAGGGTATAGGCCGTTTTATCAAGTGGTTTTGTAACGAGGGTTACCGTTTTAAGACCGATTAA
- a CDS encoding DUF6941 family protein — MEQEPALCQAILFSEFVIREKGSDKLSIINSFNRLFSPQFPFLTPPFFLSLLLTHLRGKIASLDLTARVEDPSSGHVLASSSGKIGFPEDRPPFDEREIHDIVIPISPFLVFQQGNYSVVVLVNNEKVGERMLPVLPFPSGQGMPPSVKPFFPPSSP, encoded by the coding sequence GTGGAACAAGAACCCGCTCTTTGCCAGGCCATCCTTTTTTCTGAATTTGTCATCAGAGAGAAGGGAAGCGATAAACTTTCGATAATCAACTCTTTCAATAGGCTTTTTTCCCCTCAGTTTCCTTTCCTGACACCTCCTTTTTTCCTTTCCCTTTTGCTGACCCATTTGCGCGGTAAAATTGCCTCCTTGGATCTGACGGCAAGGGTCGAAGATCCAAGTTCCGGTCATGTCCTGGCCAGTTCTTCGGGAAAGATCGGCTTTCCGGAGGATAGACCCCCATTCGATGAAAGAGAAATCCACGATATTGTTATCCCCATCAGTCCCTTTCTTGTCTTTCAACAGGGCAACTATAGTGTGGTTGTCCTGGTCAACAACGAAAAAGTAGGAGAGAGAATGCTGCCTGTTCTTCCCTTTCCTTCGGGACAGGGGATGCCTCCTTCCGTTAAACCCTTTTTTCCCCCCTCGTCGCCGTAA
- a CDS encoding quinol:electron acceptor oxidoreductase subunit ActD, with protein MDGNPSREIPFVGLPERTKGEVEIQRPPLLPSHISLSSISAIVFHILSTPMGRWWKWTITITGSLAALAFVMIVYVISTGIGVWGNQSPVVWGWPIVDFVFWIGIGHAGTLISAILLLSRQKWRNAVNRAAEASAIFAVASGAIFPAIHIGRQWMGWYLFPVPWSAGIWQNLRAALMWDVFAVLTYLTVSLLYWYLGMIPDFATLREKEENPFKKRLWAILSLGWLGSASQWIHYEMGYLCLAGILTPLVLSVHSFVSCDFASTILPGWHATIFPPYFGVGAIFGGFAMILVLLIPSRALIPKLKELILDEHINQMGKWLLATGSMVGYVYLIELFTAWYSANPYERYAFLNRIKGPYFWAFWSMLFCNSIAPQFLWIRSFRTNPLSLFFVAFLANIGMWLERFVIIIISLHRDFLPSSWRIFVPTLCDVLLYVGSIGLFLTLFLLFLRFLPSVAMFEVKTLVHGSLQHGQEPYFSSEEENKWQEELALENALSISAQQPVAPQDLKNQKPLYGIGAEFPSPGLLCKAAKRLKHLGFRHFELFSPYPFHELSEAGMLRKSWVSRIVLCGGIIGFFLALFLVCTLSLPRPDFLKSLPSSSILSLFYPLVVQGKPYFSLPTFIPIFFELTALFASFGAFFGILFCGRLFKFYHPLFSWKRYNERGMDDGFFLVVKKTDPLFSSTLYSLLSRLGATAVDPIPE; from the coding sequence ATGGATGGAAACCCCTCCCGCGAAATTCCTTTTGTAGGATTGCCTGAACGCACGAAAGGGGAAGTAGAAATCCAAAGACCCCCATTGCTTCCTTCACACATAAGCCTATCCTCGATCAGCGCCATCGTCTTTCATATTCTTTCCACTCCCATGGGCAGGTGGTGGAAATGGACCATTACAATCACCGGCTCTCTTGCCGCCCTAGCCTTTGTAATGATCGTCTATGTAATTTCGACAGGAATCGGGGTTTGGGGAAACCAATCTCCCGTCGTCTGGGGTTGGCCCATCGTTGACTTCGTGTTTTGGATCGGCATCGGTCATGCGGGGACTCTTATATCCGCCATTTTACTCTTATCCCGACAAAAATGGAGGAATGCCGTCAACAGGGCCGCAGAAGCTTCGGCAATTTTCGCCGTAGCCAGTGGAGCCATCTTCCCTGCCATTCATATCGGAAGGCAGTGGATGGGTTGGTATCTCTTTCCTGTTCCCTGGTCGGCGGGCATTTGGCAAAACTTGAGAGCAGCCCTCATGTGGGACGTATTTGCCGTGCTGACTTACCTCACCGTCTCTTTGCTTTACTGGTACTTAGGCATGATTCCCGATTTCGCCACGTTAAGAGAAAAAGAAGAAAATCCTTTTAAAAAAAGGCTGTGGGCTATTCTTTCCTTGGGTTGGCTTGGTTCGGCCAGCCAGTGGATCCACTATGAAATGGGCTATCTTTGCCTTGCAGGCATACTCACCCCCTTGGTTCTCTCCGTGCATTCCTTTGTTTCCTGTGATTTCGCTTCAACGATTCTTCCCGGCTGGCATGCTACGATTTTCCCCCCCTATTTCGGCGTCGGAGCGATTTTTGGCGGATTTGCGATGATCTTGGTTTTGCTTATCCCCAGCCGAGCCCTTATCCCCAAGCTCAAAGAATTGATCCTGGACGAACATATCAACCAGATGGGTAAGTGGCTTTTAGCCACGGGCTCGATGGTCGGCTATGTTTACCTGATCGAACTTTTCACCGCCTGGTATAGTGCTAATCCTTATGAACGTTATGCCTTCTTGAACCGTATAAAAGGGCCCTATTTCTGGGCTTTCTGGTCCATGCTTTTCTGCAACAGTATTGCCCCCCAATTTCTTTGGATAAGGTCGTTCCGGACTAATCCCCTTAGTCTATTTTTTGTCGCTTTTTTAGCCAACATAGGTATGTGGCTTGAACGTTTTGTCATCATCATCATTTCTCTCCATAGGGATTTTTTGCCTTCTTCCTGGAGAATTTTTGTACCTACCCTCTGCGATGTATTGCTTTACGTCGGTTCCATAGGTCTTTTTTTAACTCTTTTTCTTCTTTTTTTACGTTTTCTTCCCTCGGTAGCGATGTTTGAAGTCAAAACCCTTGTCCATGGTTCATTACAGCATGGGCAGGAGCCTTATTTCTCCTCCGAAGAGGAAAATAAATGGCAAGAAGAGTTAGCCTTGGAAAACGCTCTTTCGATTTCGGCCCAACAACCGGTTGCCCCGCAGGATTTAAAGAACCAAAAGCCCCTTTACGGCATAGGGGCGGAATTTCCTTCTCCAGGGCTTCTCTGCAAGGCAGCAAAGAGGCTCAAGCATTTAGGCTTTAGGCATTTTGAACTTTTCAGTCCTTATCCCTTTCACGAACTTTCGGAAGCGGGCATGCTCAGAAAATCCTGGGTTTCACGCATAGTCTTATGTGGAGGGATTATCGGCTTTTTTTTGGCCTTGTTTCTTGTCTGTACCCTCTCCTTGCCTCGTCCCGATTTTTTAAAATCCCTGCCCAGCAGCTCCATTTTAAGCCTTTTTTATCCTCTAGTCGTCCAGGGCAAACCCTACTTTAGCTTGCCTACTTTCATCCCCATATTTTTCGAACTTACCGCCCTTTTCGCTTCTTTTGGCGCCTTTTTTGGGATTTTGTTCTGTGGAAGATTATTCAAGTTCTATCATCCTCTTTTCTCTTGGAAAAGGTACAACGAGCGAGGCATGGACGACGGCTTTTTTCTTGTCGTCAAAAAAACAGATCCCCTCTTTTCTTCGACGCTTTATTCTTTGCTTTCTCGGCTTGGAGCAACAGCAGTGGACCCCATACCCGAATAA
- a CDS encoding 5'-3' exonuclease encodes MRLVLVDGNYYAFRSFYAMPSLATRSGEPTNALYGLTMVLRRLLSDLKPELGAVVFDGGLPAERLALRADYKANRPEIPSALKSQLPWIKKLVKALGLCPIEVEGQEADDVIASYTKKAVEKGIDVVLATSDKDLMSLVGEHVRVYTVEKKRFKLLGQREIEEKWSVKPSQIPDVLALIGDSVDNIPGVEGIGKKTATKWIIQYGSLFSLLQARDIPDRRFAKLLEENKERIMINWKMLELKDNIELPLPIEELRIVPDYEAQEKLFEKFEFKKLAQEVRKLSGTKEKDSTGGLFE; translated from the coding sequence ATGCGCCTTGTTTTGGTTGACGGAAACTATTATGCTTTTCGTTCTTTTTATGCTATGCCTTCTCTTGCAACCCGGTCGGGAGAACCGACCAATGCTCTCTACGGTTTGACCATGGTGCTTCGTCGCCTGCTTTCCGATTTGAAGCCCGAGCTGGGGGCGGTTGTATTTGACGGGGGGTTGCCTGCCGAAAGACTGGCGCTGAGAGCTGATTACAAGGCCAACAGGCCCGAGATTCCCAGTGCCTTAAAAAGCCAGCTTCCTTGGATCAAGAAACTTGTCAAGGCCTTGGGCCTTTGCCCCATTGAAGTAGAAGGGCAAGAAGCCGACGATGTTATAGCCAGTTATACAAAGAAAGCGGTTGAAAAAGGCATAGATGTCGTTCTTGCGACAAGCGACAAGGATTTGATGAGCCTGGTAGGGGAACACGTGCGTGTGTACACGGTAGAAAAGAAAAGATTTAAGCTTCTGGGGCAGCGCGAAATCGAGGAAAAATGGTCTGTTAAGCCCAGCCAGATTCCCGATGTTCTTGCATTGATCGGCGACAGCGTTGATAATATACCGGGAGTGGAGGGCATTGGAAAGAAAACGGCCACGAAGTGGATAATTCAATATGGTTCTTTATTTTCTCTCCTTCAAGCTCGAGACATTCCGGACAGGCGTTTCGCCAAGCTCCTTGAAGAAAACAAAGAACGGATTATGATCAATTGGAAGATGCTGGAATTAAAAGACAACATTGAGCTTCCCTTGCCCATCGAGGAACTCCGCATAGTTCCAGATTACGAAGCCCAGGAGAAACTCTTTGAAAAATTCGAGTTTAAAAAGTTGGCCCAGGAGGTGAGAAAACTTTCGGGAACAAAAGAAAAGGACAGTACAGGCGGTCTTTTTGAATAA
- a CDS encoding HesB/IscA family protein → MGMKSTVTYTKGSEKLCAISEKAAEKLKELLSQSSRKEGALKISVVGGGCAGLQYEMDLVDGPEEKDILIESRGVKLVIDPKSALFISGSILDYSEELQNEGFVVKNPNALSHCSCGKSFAV, encoded by the coding sequence ATGGGTATGAAAAGCACTGTTACTTATACAAAGGGTTCCGAAAAGCTTTGCGCCATTTCTGAAAAAGCGGCGGAAAAGTTGAAAGAGCTCCTTTCGCAAAGCAGCAGAAAAGAGGGAGCCCTGAAAATTTCAGTAGTGGGTGGGGGATGTGCCGGGCTCCAGTATGAAATGGACCTGGTCGATGGTCCGGAAGAAAAAGATATCCTTATTGAAAGCAGGGGAGTCAAGCTCGTCATTGATCCTAAAAGTGCCCTCTTTATAAGCGGTTCTATTCTTGATTATTCTGAAGAGCTGCAAAATGAGGGTTTTGTCGTCAAAAATCCCAATGCGCTTTCTCATTGCTCGTGTGGTAAAAGCTTTGCCGTTTAA